In the Nocardioides marmotae genome, GCGCGACGGCGGCGACCAGCACGACACGCTTGCCGCCGGGGGTCACGGGCGGCTCATACGGCGATCGGCGCCTTGATGCCCGGGTGCGGGTCGTAGCCGGCGACCTCGATGTGCTCGAGCTCGAAGGCGTCCAGCGCGGTGACGGTCGGGTCGAGCACGAGCCGGGGCAGCGGCCGCGGCTCGCGGGTCAGCTGGAGCCGCGCCTGGTCGAGGTGGTTGAGGTAGAGGTGGGCGTCCCCGAGGGTGTGCACGAAGTCGCCGACCCCGAGCCCGGTCACCTGGGCGACCATGTGGGTCAGCAGCGCGTAGGAGGCGATGTTGAACGGCACGCCGAGGAACACGTCGCCCGAGCGCTGGTAGAGCTGGCAGGAGAGCCGGCCCGGCCCGTCGGCCTGCGGGGCGACGTAGAACTGGAACATCGTGTGGCAGGGCGCGAGCGCCATGTCGGGGATGTCGGCGACGTTCCACGCCGAGACGATGTGGCGGCGCGAGTCGGGGTCGCGGCGGATCTGCTCGACGACCTGGGCGAGCTGGTCGACGTGGCGGCCGTCGGGGGTCGGCCAGGAGCGCCACTGGTGGCCGTAGACGGGGCCGAGCTCGCCGTGCTCGTCGGCCCACTCGTCCCAGATGGTGATGCCGCGCTCCTGGAGCCAGCGCACGTTGGTGTCCCCGCGCAGGAACCACAGCAGCTCGCCGAAGACCGAGCGGGTGTGCACCTTCTTGGTCGTCACCAGCGGGAAGCCCGCGGTCAGGTCGAAGCGCATCTGGTGGCCGAACACGCTGCGCGTGCCGGTGCCGGTGCGGTCGCCCTTCTCGACGCCCTCGTCGAGGACACGGCGGAGGAGGTCGAGGTACTGCTGCACGGGCCCGAGCCTAGTCGCCCGCGCCGACCTCGTGGCGCAGGTCCAGGGTGCCGGTGATCGTGGTCCGCGTGGCGCCCCCGACGTGGACGGTCCCGCCGGTGCGGGCGACGTGGACGCGGCCCCGCCGGCCGACCGCGGTCCCCTGCGCCGCGACGTACGACGCCGGGAGGCGGCTGCCCGCGAGCCACTGGCCGATCCCGGCGTTGAGGCTGCCGGTGACCGGGTCCTCCGGGACGCCGTACTGCGGGCAGAACGCGCGCACCTCGATCGCCGCCTCACCGCCGGCGGGGTGCTCCCCCACCACCCCGATCTTCAGGTCGCCGAAGGCCGCGAAGTCGGGGTCGAGCGCGAGCACCGCCGCGGCGTCGCGCAGCAGCACCCCGACCCAGCCGGGGCCGTTGTCGATCCACGCCGCGTCGAGGAGGTCGGCGCGCCCGAGGCGGAGCGCCGCGGCGACGAGGGCCAGGTCGGACTCATCGACAGGCCCGGAGCGGACCAGCGGCGGCGCCTCGAAGGCGAGCACGTCGCCCGCGCGGGCGACGGCGACGAGCCCGGCTCCGCACTCCTGGACGACCCCGTCGCCGGCCGGCGCTCCCCCGGCCTCGAGCCAGGCGTGCGCGCTGCCGAGCGTCGGGTGGCCGGCGAACGGCAGCTCGCCGCCGGGGGCGAAGATCCGCAGCCGGTAGTCGGCCGCGGGGTCGGTCGGCGCCAGCAGGAAGGTGGTCTCCGAGAGGTTGGTCCACCGGGCGAAGGCCGCCATCTCCTCGTCGGTCAGGTCGTCGGCGTCGTGGACGACGGCGACCGGGTTGCCGAGCAGCGGCTCGGTGGAGAAGACGTCGACCTGGCTGAACCGGTGGGACGCACGCGGGCGGGGCACGCCCCGACCCTACGGCCGGAGCGGCCCCGCCCTCGTCCCCGAGGTCAGACCCCCGAGGTCAGACCCCCGAGGTCAGACCCCCGAGATCGCCTAGGCGCCGACCTCCTTGGCCGCGATCCGGCCGGTGGGTGCCGGTGCGGCGGTCACCGTGACCGACCGCGTCGCGGTGGTGGCCTTGCCCCAGCCGTCGGTGACGGTGAGGGTCACCGTGTAGGTCCCCGCCGCGGCGAACGCGTGGGTCGCGCTCGAGGCGGTGGAGTCCGCGGTCCCGTCGCCCCAGCTCCACCGGTAGGTGAGCGTGTCACCGGTGTTGGGGTCGGTCGACCCGCCCGCTGAGAAGTTGCACGACAGGTTGGTGCAGGCCGGGACGTTGAAGACGGCGTTCGGCGGCTGGTTCGTCGTCGGCTCCGTGATCGTGAGGGTCTGCGTGGTCGTGGCGGTGGTGCCCCACTCGTCGCGGGCGGTCAGCGTGACGGTGTAGGTGCCGGCCGCGGTGTAGGTCCGCGTCACCACCGCCCCCGATCCGCTGCCGTTGCCGAAGTTCCACGAGTAGGTCAGCGCCGTCGGGTTTTCGTCGGTCGAGCCACGGGCGTCGAAGGTGCAGACGTTCTGGCTGCACGCGACGGTGAAGCTCGGCACCGGCGGCAGGTTGCCGTCGGGAACCGTCACCGTGACGCGCCGCTCGATCGGCACCGCAGTGACCTGGTCGTGCTGGTCGACCGCACGGGCCCGGACCGTGTAGGCGCCGGCCGGGATGACGGGCGTCGTGTAGGAGAAGTTCGACCCCGGCGTGCCCGGGCTGTTGAGGAACGCCGCGCGCCAGCTCTGGGTGGTCGAGGTGAACGTGCCCGAGCTGCTCATGTACTGCCCGGCCGCGTTGACGACCGCCACCTCCACCCGCTGCATGGCCTGGTCGTCCTCGGCCCGGCCGCTGATGAAGATCTTGCCGTCGGGGAAGGTGGCTCCCTCGACGGGGGCGAACAGGTTCTCGGTCAGGGCGGGCGGCTGGTCACCGGGGTAGATCCGGTAGCGCGCCGTCGCGCCCGTCGTGGAGGTGTCCTGCTGCCCCGCGGTGTCGTAGGCGTAGGCCGTCACCGCCCAGTCGCCCTGCGTCGGCAGGTCGATCGGGAGCGTGAAGGTCGTGCTGGTACCACCAGGGGTGGCCAGGACCGCGTTGCGCGTCGCGAACGCGGCGCCCATCGTGCCGTCGGGCTGGAGGTAGCGGTTGGTGTCCTGGTCCTCCAGCGCGATCCGGACCTCCGCCACGCCCTTGTCGTCGGTCGCGCTGCCGGCGAGGTCGAGACGCAGCGTCTGCCCACCGGTGATCGTGCCGGTGACGTTGAGCCGGCCGTCCGGCGGCGCGTCGCCGGCGATCTGGGCGGCCAGGTTCAACCGGCCCTGCATGGCGTTGGCCGTGCTGAGCCCGAGGTCGTCCTGGGCGGAGACGCTGAAGGTGTAGGAGCCCGGCTTGAGGTTGAACGGGGTGGTCCAGCTCCAGGCGTACGTGGCGCCCGGGATGTTGACCGGCGAGATGCGGTACTGCCCCGCGATCACGTCCACCCCCCACGTGCCGTCGGCGGCGAGGTTCTCCCGCGTCGTGGTGTTGCGCAGCGTGATCTCGACGAAGGCGAGGTTCTGGTCGTCGCTGGCCGTGCCGCTGAAGGTCACCGGCTGGCCCGGGGCGACCTGCACGGTGCCGACCGCGGTCGGCGGCGTCATCGCCGCCGGCTGGCTGATCGTCACCGTCGGCGCGACGGCGTTCTCCGCGACCAGCCAGGACCGGTCGGCGGTGTCGAGGTCGCCCTGACCGGCGGTGTCGGTCGCGCGGACCTGCGCCGTCCAGGTGTCCTCGTAGGGCACCGTGACCTCGAAGGACCAGGTCGTCGAGACACCGCCCACGACGTCCGGGGTCACCCGGAAGGCGTTGTACGTCGCCGTCGCGGTGCCGTTGGCCTGCAGGTAGCGGTTCTGGGAGTCCTTGAGCGCCAGGCTCAGCGAGCTCACGCCCACGTCGTCGGTCGCGGTGCCGGTGATCGTGAAGGTCCGGGTGTTGACCAGGCTGCCGGCCGGGCCGCTCACGCTGGTGTTGGGCGCCTGGTCGGCGGTGCCGAAGGTCTCGAACTTCTTCGTCGCCTTCGACGGGTCCTGGCCGCCGCTGGTCGAGATCGCCCGGGCGCTGATCTTCAGCTCCCGGTTGTTGGCGACCGTCAGCGGCAGGGTCCACGCCGTCGACGGGCCGCCCGGCTGGGCGAGCGTCGCCTCGATGGTGTTGCTCGACGTCGAGCCCCAGGTCGTCAGGTCGTCGTTGAGGTAGCGGCGCGACCCGCGGTCCATGATCTCGACCTGCACGCTGCGCACGCCGTTGGCGGCCGAGGCGGTCCCGCTGACGGTGAAGGACTCCGCCACCGGCTTGATCCGGCCCTCGATCGGGTCGACGATCGTCGTCTCCACGCCGTTGCTCGCGGGCACCGAGGAGAAGTCGAAGAACGCGAGCCCGCCGACGTTGTACTCACCCTGCGTGGTCGCGTCGCCCCCGGTCCACAGCCCGCGCGGGGTCAGCTCGATGTGCTTGTTGCCCTCGTAGGAGTTCGAGGTCGGGTTCCACTCCAGCGCGGTGCCGTCGGCGGGGTTGAGCGCCCCCAGGTGCTCGCGCCGGACGACGGCGTCGCCGAGGCCGTAGCCCGAGAGGCCCTGGCCGGTGCCGTACCCCTGGTCGTCGAGACCGGGCCACGGCTGCGGCGAGGTCGGCGACTCGTTCCACGCGAAGTGGCCGCCGATGTAGACCGCCTGCTCGGAGATGGCCACCGAGTAC is a window encoding:
- a CDS encoding thymidylate synthase encodes the protein MQQYLDLLRRVLDEGVEKGDRTGTGTRSVFGHQMRFDLTAGFPLVTTKKVHTRSVFGELLWFLRGDTNVRWLQERGITIWDEWADEHGELGPVYGHQWRSWPTPDGRHVDQLAQVVEQIRRDPDSRRHIVSAWNVADIPDMALAPCHTMFQFYVAPQADGPGRLSCQLYQRSGDVFLGVPFNIASYALLTHMVAQVTGLGVGDFVHTLGDAHLYLNHLDQARLQLTREPRPLPRLVLDPTVTALDAFELEHIEVAGYDPHPGIKAPIAV
- a CDS encoding PhzF family phenazine biosynthesis protein produces the protein MPRPRASHRFSQVDVFSTEPLLGNPVAVVHDADDLTDEEMAAFARWTNLSETTFLLAPTDPAADYRLRIFAPGGELPFAGHPTLGSAHAWLEAGGAPAGDGVVQECGAGLVAVARAGDVLAFEAPPLVRSGPVDESDLALVAAALRLGRADLLDAAWIDNGPGWVGVLLRDAAAVLALDPDFAAFGDLKIGVVGEHPAGGEAAIEVRAFCPQYGVPEDPVTGSLNAGIGQWLAGSRLPASYVAAQGTAVGRRGRVHVARTGGTVHVGGATRTTITGTLDLRHEVGAGD